A region of Mesorhizobium sp. M3A.F.Ca.ET.080.04.2.1 DNA encodes the following proteins:
- the mobB gene encoding molybdopterin-guanine dinucleotide biosynthesis protein B, translated as MRRVFGITGWKNSGKTTLTEKLVAELVRRGWTVSTVKHAHHDFDIDKPGADSFRHRQAGATEVAVVSGRRWALMHELRDEDEPSLDAILARLAPSDIVLVEGYKREAHQKIEARRLEAKDRTPLSANDPHIVAVAADFTVEGENLPVFDLDDTKAIAEFIERHTGLVA; from the coding sequence ATGAGACGCGTATTCGGCATCACCGGCTGGAAGAACTCCGGCAAGACGACACTGACCGAAAAGCTGGTCGCCGAACTGGTGCGCCGCGGCTGGACAGTCTCGACCGTGAAGCACGCCCACCATGACTTCGACATCGACAAGCCGGGTGCCGACAGCTTTCGTCATCGCCAGGCCGGCGCCACGGAGGTGGCGGTCGTGTCCGGTCGACGCTGGGCGCTTATGCACGAACTGCGCGACGAGGACGAGCCGTCGCTGGATGCCATCCTGGCGCGGCTGGCTCCGAGCGACATCGTGCTGGTCGAAGGCTACAAGCGCGAAGCCCACCAGAAGATCGAGGCGAGACGGCTCGAGGCCAAGGACCGGACGCCGCTTTCGGCCAATGACCCGCACATCGTCGCAGTGGCGGCCGACTTCACCGTCGAAGGCGAAAACCTGCCCGTCTTCGACCTCGACGACACCAAAGCGATAGCCGAGTTCATCGAACGCCACACCGGCCTTGTCGCCTAA
- the mobA gene encoding molybdenum cofactor guanylyltransferase MobA: MDRSIAGIILAGGQSRRMGGGDKPLLSLGSNRLIDHIAARLMPQVETLALNANGDPARFAGIDLPVLADTVPGYGGPLAGILTGLEWAATNTACRSLASAAGDTPFFPLDFVERLAVAARAQPGAIAVASSGGRWHPTFALWPVGLRESLRDFLADEGNRRVSTFMERHGFVAVDFPMLKAGGQRIDPFFNVNTPDDLAAAERLLQSLQR; this comes from the coding sequence ATGGATCGGAGCATTGCAGGGATCATTCTGGCGGGCGGCCAGTCGCGCCGCATGGGCGGCGGCGACAAGCCCCTGCTTTCGCTCGGCAGCAACAGGCTGATCGATCACATAGCCGCGCGATTGATGCCGCAGGTTGAAACTCTGGCACTCAATGCCAATGGCGACCCGGCACGGTTTGCCGGCATCGATCTGCCGGTGCTGGCCGATACGGTGCCGGGCTATGGCGGGCCTCTGGCCGGCATTCTCACCGGCCTCGAATGGGCGGCAACGAACACGGCATGCCGGTCGCTGGCGAGCGCAGCCGGCGACACCCCATTCTTCCCCCTCGATTTCGTCGAACGGCTGGCCGTCGCCGCCCGCGCCCAGCCGGGCGCGATCGCCGTCGCCAGTTCCGGCGGCAGATGGCACCCGACCTTTGCGCTGTGGCCGGTCGGCCTGCGCGAGAGCTTGCGTGATTTTCTGGCCGACGAGGGCAACCGCCGGGTTTCGACCTTCATGGAGCGGCACGGTTTCGTCGCGGTGGATTTCCCGATGCTGAAAGCCGGCGGCCAGCGGATCGACCCGTTCTTCAACGTCAACACGCCGGACGATCTTGCGGCGGCGGAGCGACTGTTGCAAAGCCTTCAACGATGA
- a CDS encoding DMT family transporter produces MPLSPNLRGALFMVVAMIGFTTNDAITKFSSESMNMAQVMFVRGAFATLFVGLLAWQRGALANPGAMLQPMVALRVAGEAGATVTFLVALAHLPIANVSAVLQALPLAVTMGAALFFGEGVGWRRWLAIAVGFAGVLIIVRPGFEGFSVYSLLALASVACCAVRDLSTKRIPPAIPTMLVSTATALAMTVLGAALLSPMGGWTPMSGRATALLALAAVLVLIGYQFIIMAMRSGDISFIAPFRYTALLWSILLGLVIFGDLPDLPMTIGATIIVGSGLYALYRERIVGRRQTAAESAGPDMAPDGI; encoded by the coding sequence TTGCCTCTTTCACCCAATCTTCGCGGCGCCCTGTTCATGGTCGTAGCCATGATCGGCTTCACCACCAACGACGCGATCACGAAATTCTCCTCCGAATCGATGAACATGGCGCAGGTCATGTTCGTACGCGGCGCCTTCGCAACGCTCTTCGTCGGCCTGCTGGCCTGGCAGCGCGGTGCGCTCGCCAATCCCGGCGCGATGCTGCAGCCGATGGTGGCGCTGCGTGTCGCCGGCGAGGCCGGCGCCACGGTGACGTTCCTCGTCGCCCTCGCCCACCTTCCGATCGCCAATGTCTCAGCCGTTCTGCAGGCATTGCCGCTTGCCGTAACGATGGGCGCGGCGCTATTCTTCGGCGAGGGCGTAGGATGGCGCCGCTGGTTGGCAATCGCCGTCGGCTTTGCCGGCGTGCTGATCATCGTGCGGCCGGGTTTCGAAGGTTTCAGCGTCTATTCCCTGCTGGCGCTGGCCAGCGTTGCCTGCTGCGCCGTGCGCGATCTCTCCACCAAGCGCATACCGCCGGCGATCCCGACCATGCTGGTGTCGACGGCCACCGCGCTGGCCATGACCGTGCTCGGCGCTGCCCTGCTTTCGCCAATGGGCGGTTGGACGCCGATGAGTGGCCGGGCGACCGCGTTGCTGGCGCTTGCCGCCGTGCTGGTGCTCATCGGCTACCAGTTCATCATCATGGCCATGCGCTCGGGCGACATCTCCTTCATCGCGCCCTTCCGCTACACGGCGCTGTTGTGGTCGATCCTGCTCGGCCTCGTTATCTTCGGCGACCTGCCGGACCTGCCGATGACCATCGGCGCTACCATCATCGTCGGCTCCGGCCTCTACGCACTTTACCGCGAACGCATCGTTGGCCGTCGGCAGACTGCCGCCGAAAGCGCTGGACCGGACATGGCGCCGGACGGCATATAG
- the moaA gene encoding GTP 3',8-cyclase MoaA, producing MNMIDPFGRTISYLRVSVTDRCDFRCTYCMAEDMTFLPKKDLLSLEELDRLCSVFIDKGVRKLRLTGGEPLVRKNIMHLVRQLSRHLKSGALEELTLTTNGSQLARFAAELADCGVKRINVSLDTLDADKFRQITRWGNLAKVMEGIDAAQKAGLKIKLNAVALRDFNDAEIPEMLRWAHGRGMDLTVIETMPMGEIDADRTDQYLPLSLLRSALERQFSLTDIPYKTGGPARYVEVAETGGRLGFITPMTHNFCESCNRVRLTCTGTLYMCLGQEDAADLRAPLRASEGNELVGAAIDEAIGRKPKGHDFIIDRRTSRPSVSRHMSVTGG from the coding sequence ATGAACATGATCGACCCCTTCGGTCGCACGATCAGCTATCTGCGTGTGTCGGTCACCGACCGCTGCGATTTCCGCTGCACCTATTGCATGGCCGAGGACATGACCTTCCTGCCGAAGAAGGACCTGTTGTCGCTCGAGGAGCTCGACCGGCTCTGCAGCGTCTTCATCGACAAGGGCGTGCGGAAGCTGAGGCTGACCGGCGGCGAGCCGCTGGTGCGCAAGAACATCATGCACCTGGTTCGCCAGCTGTCGCGGCATCTGAAGAGCGGCGCGCTTGAAGAGCTGACGCTGACCACCAATGGCTCGCAGCTGGCGCGTTTTGCCGCCGAACTCGCCGATTGCGGGGTCAAGCGCATCAACGTCTCGCTCGATACGCTGGACGCGGACAAGTTTCGCCAGATCACCCGCTGGGGCAATCTCGCCAAGGTGATGGAAGGAATCGATGCCGCGCAGAAAGCGGGATTGAAGATCAAGCTCAACGCCGTGGCGCTGCGCGACTTCAACGATGCCGAAATCCCCGAGATGTTGCGCTGGGCACATGGCCGGGGAATGGACCTGACGGTGATCGAAACCATGCCGATGGGCGAGATCGACGCCGACCGCACCGACCAGTACCTGCCGCTATCGCTGTTGCGCAGCGCGTTGGAGCGCCAGTTCAGTCTGACCGACATACCCTACAAGACCGGCGGTCCTGCCCGTTATGTCGAGGTCGCCGAGACCGGTGGCAGGCTGGGCTTCATCACGCCGATGACCCACAATTTCTGCGAAAGTTGCAACCGCGTACGGCTGACCTGCACCGGTACCCTCTATATGTGCCTCGGCCAGGAAGACGCAGCCGACCTCAGAGCGCCCTTGCGCGCCTCCGAAGGCAACGAGCTGGTCGGCGCCGCCATCGACGAAGCGATCGGCCGCAAGCCCAAGGGCCACGATTTCATCATCGATCGCCGCACCAGCCGCCCCTCGGTGTCACGGCACATGAGCGTCACCGGCGGCTGA
- a CDS encoding DUF971 domain-containing protein → MTAPKELRVSKDRKLLTVTFPGHQPFELPAELLRVASPSAEVQGHSPDQRVTVPGKRNVAILKIEPVGNYAVRITFDDFHDTGIFTWNYLHTLGHEKDERWNAYLAELAEKGLSRDR, encoded by the coding sequence ATGACCGCGCCGAAGGAACTCAGGGTCTCGAAGGACCGCAAACTGCTCACCGTGACCTTTCCCGGCCATCAGCCGTTCGAACTGCCGGCGGAGTTGCTGCGCGTTGCCTCGCCTTCGGCGGAAGTGCAGGGCCATTCGCCGGACCAGCGCGTCACGGTTCCCGGCAAGCGCAACGTCGCTATCCTCAAGATCGAGCCGGTCGGCAATTACGCCGTGCGCATCACCTTCGACGATTTCCACGACACCGGCATCTTCACCTGGAACTATCTGCACACGCTTGGCCACGAGAAAGACGAGCGCTGGAATGCCTATCTCGCCGAGCTTGCCGAGAAGGGGCTGAGCCGCGACCGGTGA
- a CDS encoding MarR family transcriptional regulator — protein sequence MNIKQELPWDNPRFRNWVAVARACHVLERTLAGKLAPLDLKPAQLDVLMNLYRHPGMSQHDLARKLLVGRSNITMLLPQLEARGLLRREGDEKDKRVLRLNLTEAGEALLMQALKVHMALIEKAMSQSTPEQCDMIGEQMRRIAEVLKEA from the coding sequence ATGAACATTAAACAAGAGCTGCCCTGGGACAACCCGCGCTTTCGCAACTGGGTCGCGGTGGCGCGCGCCTGTCATGTGCTGGAGCGCACTCTGGCGGGCAAACTGGCGCCCCTCGACCTCAAACCTGCGCAGCTCGATGTGCTGATGAACCTCTACCGCCATCCCGGCATGTCGCAGCACGATCTGGCGAGAAAACTGCTGGTCGGCCGTTCCAACATCACCATGCTTCTGCCGCAGCTCGAAGCACGTGGCCTGCTGCGGCGCGAGGGCGACGAGAAGGACAAGCGCGTTCTGCGGCTGAACCTCACCGAGGCCGGAGAGGCCCTGCTGATGCAGGCGCTCAAAGTGCACATGGCGCTGATCGAGAAGGCGATGAGCCAGTCGACGCCGGAGCAGTGCGATATGATCGGCGAGCAGATGCGCAGGATCGCCGAGGTGCTGAAAGAAGCCTGA
- a CDS encoding alpha/beta fold hydrolase, with the protein MASFGLKVIRSMFGAAEHVAPRLSGRAAFELFCRTPNVKALSDGERRAVERAADFMAEARHHRLKTRTGCVAVHEFRPEPGSGTRGTVLVIHGWRSRTEYMRALIEGFREAGYKVVSLDLPGHGHSLGRHLNMVNAVDAARVAGEWFGPFDAAVGHSFGGAVAANAVAASVKDTPALPAEKLVLIAAPSSLPAIFDDFSRRLNVGPRSRVAMADRVKHLSGRPLSEFTGDRQLAEAPVPTLVIHAPDDREVHADHAKRYAGAGDHVSLHWAEGLGHRRILADRGVVERAVGFVAEQSALLH; encoded by the coding sequence ATGGCATCATTTGGATTGAAGGTCATCCGGAGCATGTTCGGCGCGGCCGAGCATGTCGCTCCGCGCCTCAGCGGCCGCGCCGCCTTCGAATTGTTCTGCCGCACGCCCAACGTCAAGGCGCTGAGCGATGGCGAGCGCCGCGCGGTCGAGCGCGCCGCCGACTTCATGGCCGAGGCGCGTCATCACCGGCTGAAGACGAGGACCGGTTGCGTGGCGGTGCATGAGTTCCGACCCGAACCGGGCAGCGGCACCCGGGGCACCGTGCTCGTCATCCATGGCTGGCGCTCGCGCACCGAATACATGCGTGCGCTGATCGAAGGATTTCGCGAGGCGGGCTACAAGGTCGTCTCCCTCGACCTGCCGGGCCACGGCCATTCTCTCGGCCGCCATCTGAACATGGTGAACGCAGTGGACGCCGCGCGGGTCGCCGGCGAATGGTTCGGCCCGTTTGACGCCGCGGTCGGTCATTCCTTCGGCGGCGCAGTGGCTGCCAACGCGGTCGCGGCGTCGGTCAAGGACACCCCGGCGCTCCCGGCCGAAAAGCTGGTCCTGATCGCAGCTCCCAGTTCCCTGCCGGCAATCTTCGACGACTTCAGCCGCAGGCTCAATGTCGGGCCGCGGTCCCGCGTCGCGATGGCCGATCGGGTGAAACATCTGTCGGGGCGGCCGCTCAGCGAATTCACCGGCGACCGCCAACTTGCCGAGGCTCCGGTGCCGACGCTCGTGATCCACGCGCCGGACGATCGCGAAGTTCACGCCGATCACGCAAAGCGCTATGCCGGCGCCGGCGACCACGTCAGCCTGCACTGGGCCGAGGGGCTTGGCCACCGCCGCATTCTCGCGGATCGGGGCGTGGTCGAGCGCGCCGTCGGCTTCGTGGCGGAGCAATCGGCGCTGCTGCACTGA
- a CDS encoding rhodanese-like domain-containing protein, which produces MKKGYRQLLDEANAEIEVISPEQAAGLLEDEDTIFVDLRDPREVERDGRIPGAKHVTRGMLEFWIDPESPYHKPFFASGKSFVFFCAGGWRSALATKTAQDMGLTPVRHILGGYSAWKAAGLPIEPGQKKKDG; this is translated from the coding sequence ATGAAGAAAGGCTATCGCCAGCTTCTCGACGAGGCGAATGCCGAGATCGAGGTCATATCGCCGGAGCAAGCTGCCGGACTGCTGGAAGACGAGGATACAATCTTCGTCGATCTGCGCGACCCTCGCGAGGTCGAGCGCGACGGCAGGATTCCGGGCGCCAAGCACGTGACGCGCGGCATGCTCGAATTCTGGATCGATCCGGAAAGCCCCTACCACAAGCCATTCTTCGCCTCGGGGAAGAGCTTCGTCTTCTTCTGTGCCGGCGGCTGGCGTTCGGCGCTGGCGACCAAGACGGCGCAGGACATGGGTCTGACGCCGGTCAGGCACATTCTGGGCGGATACAGCGCATGGAAGGCGGCCGGCCTGCCGATCGAGCCAGGCCAAAAGAAGAAGGACGGCTGA